One genomic segment of Paraburkholderia caffeinilytica includes these proteins:
- the acs gene encoding acetate--CoA ligase yields the protein MSAIESVLHEHRVFPPSAEAAAGATISGMDAYRALAAEAERDYEGFWGRLARETLSWNTPFTKVLDESKAPFYTWFDDGQLNASYNSIDRHVEAGNGERVAIIFEADDGTVTNVTYHDLLQRVSRFANALKKRGVKKGDRVVIYMPMSIEGIVAMQACARIGATHSVVFGGFSSKSLNERLVDVGAVALVTSDEQMRGGKALPLKNIADEAIAMGGCDAVKSVIVYQRTGGKIAWNESRDLWMHELTQAESDQCAPEWVGAEHPLFILYTSGSTGKPKGVQHSTGGYLLWAAQTMKWTFDWKPTDVFWCTADIGWITGHSYITYGPLTLGGTQVVFEGVPTYPNAGRFWDMIARHKVTLFYTAPTAIRSLIKAAEADEKVHPKSYDLSTLRIIGTVGEPINPEAWVWYHENVGGGRCPIVDTWWQTETGGHMITPLPGATPLVPGSCTLPLPGIMAAVVDETGQDVPNGQGGILVVKRPWPSMLRNVWGDPDRYKKSYFPEELGGTLYLAGDGAVRDKETGYFTIMGRIDDVLNVSGHRLGTMEIESALVSNPIVAEAAVVGRPDATTGEAVCAFVVLKRARPEGEDAVKLANELRNWVAKEIGPIAKPKDIRFGENLPKTRSGKIMRRLLRSLAKGEEITQDVSTLENPAILDQLGESL from the coding sequence ATGTCTGCGATTGAATCGGTTCTTCACGAACACCGTGTTTTCCCGCCCTCCGCTGAAGCAGCGGCCGGTGCGACGATTTCCGGCATGGATGCGTACCGGGCGCTGGCCGCCGAAGCGGAGCGCGATTACGAAGGTTTCTGGGGGCGCCTCGCACGCGAGACGCTAAGCTGGAACACGCCCTTCACCAAGGTGCTCGACGAATCGAAGGCACCTTTCTACACGTGGTTCGACGACGGCCAGCTGAACGCGTCATATAACAGCATCGACCGTCATGTCGAAGCCGGTAATGGCGAGCGCGTCGCGATCATCTTCGAAGCCGACGACGGCACCGTCACCAACGTCACCTACCATGATCTGCTGCAACGTGTATCGCGCTTTGCGAATGCACTGAAAAAACGCGGCGTGAAGAAGGGCGATCGCGTCGTGATCTATATGCCGATGTCGATCGAAGGCATCGTCGCGATGCAGGCGTGCGCGCGGATCGGTGCAACGCATTCGGTCGTGTTCGGCGGCTTTTCGTCGAAGTCGCTCAATGAGCGGCTGGTCGACGTGGGCGCCGTCGCGCTCGTCACCTCCGACGAACAGATGCGCGGCGGAAAGGCCCTGCCGCTCAAGAACATCGCCGACGAAGCCATTGCCATGGGCGGCTGCGATGCGGTGAAGAGCGTGATCGTCTACCAGCGCACCGGCGGCAAGATCGCATGGAACGAAAGCCGCGATCTGTGGATGCACGAACTCACGCAGGCCGAATCGGATCAATGCGCGCCGGAGTGGGTCGGCGCCGAGCATCCGCTTTTCATCCTGTACACGTCGGGTTCGACCGGCAAGCCGAAGGGCGTGCAGCACAGCACCGGCGGCTATCTGCTGTGGGCCGCGCAGACCATGAAGTGGACGTTCGACTGGAAGCCCACGGACGTGTTCTGGTGTACCGCCGACATCGGCTGGATCACCGGCCATAGCTACATCACGTATGGTCCGTTGACGCTCGGCGGCACCCAGGTCGTGTTCGAAGGCGTGCCGACCTATCCGAACGCCGGCCGCTTCTGGGACATGATCGCGAGGCACAAGGTCACCCTGTTCTATACCGCGCCGACCGCGATCCGCTCGCTGATCAAGGCCGCCGAAGCGGACGAAAAAGTGCATCCGAAGAGCTACGATCTGTCGACGCTGCGCATCATCGGCACGGTCGGCGAGCCGATCAATCCGGAAGCGTGGGTGTGGTATCACGAGAACGTCGGCGGCGGCCGTTGCCCGATCGTCGATACGTGGTGGCAAACCGAAACCGGCGGCCACATGATCACGCCGCTGCCGGGCGCCACGCCGCTGGTGCCGGGTTCGTGCACGCTGCCGCTGCCGGGCATCATGGCGGCTGTCGTCGATGAAACCGGCCAGGACGTGCCGAACGGGCAGGGCGGCATTCTGGTGGTGAAGCGCCCATGGCCGTCGATGTTGCGCAACGTGTGGGGCGATCCGGACCGTTACAAGAAGAGCTACTTCCCCGAAGAACTCGGCGGCACGCTATATCTCGCCGGCGATGGCGCGGTGCGCGACAAGGAAACCGGCTACTTCACGATCATGGGCCGCATCGACGATGTGCTCAACGTGTCCGGCCACCGCCTCGGCACTATGGAGATCGAGTCGGCGCTGGTGTCGAACCCGATCGTGGCTGAAGCGGCCGTGGTGGGACGCCCTGATGCGACCACCGGCGAAGCCGTATGCGCATTCGTGGTGCTCAAGCGCGCGCGTCCCGAAGGTGAAGACGCGGTGAAGCTCGCCAACGAACTGCGCAACTGGGTTGCCAAGGAGATCGGTCCGATCGCCAAGCCGAAGGACATCCGCTTCGGCGAGAACCTGCCGAAGACGCGTTCGGGCAAGATCATGCGCCGCCTGTTGCGCTCGCTCGCGAAGGGCGAGGAGATCACCCAGGACGTGTCCACCCTGGAGAACCCGGCGATTCTCGATCAGCTCGGCGAGTCGCTCTGA
- a CDS encoding DUF4212 domain-containing protein gives MAAPHHSSHATLNPAPEPPAVSAAMARAHRKYWRFNLALIATLMTVGFAVSFVLPLVAPALNQVRFIGFRLPFYFGAQGAILIYVALIVVYIVLMQRADRRLQRAFDADAGAGAGARADSTALSARGG, from the coding sequence ATGGCCGCGCCACACCACTCTTCTCACGCTACGCTCAATCCCGCGCCCGAACCGCCAGCGGTCTCGGCAGCGATGGCACGCGCGCATCGGAAGTACTGGCGCTTCAATCTCGCGTTGATCGCGACGCTGATGACGGTCGGCTTCGCGGTGTCGTTCGTTTTGCCGCTGGTGGCGCCGGCGTTGAATCAGGTCCGTTTCATCGGCTTCAGGTTGCCGTTCTACTTCGGTGCGCAAGGGGCGATTCTGATCTACGTTGCGTTGATCGTCGTTTATATCGTGCTGATGCAGCGCGCCGACCGCCGTCTGCAACGTGCTTTCGATGCGGATGCGGGTGCCGGTGCCGGCGCCAGGGCCGACTCCACCGCGCTCAGTGCGCGCGGAGGCTGA